The sequence below is a genomic window from Prosthecobacter dejongeii.
GCTTTACGCAAAGCCATGCGCCCTGGAAAATCAAACACTTGGGCGATCTGAGCCCGCCAGACCAGCCCCTCCTTTTGACTGGCGAGGCTCATGCCCCCGAGCTCCATGGAAAGCTCTGGATTTGCCCGCTGTGCAGCCGACTGGCGTCCACCACGCGCTGCGGCTATTTCGGCTTCATAGAAGCGGACTTCCGGGTTCTTTTCCAGCGCCTCCGCAGCGAGATCGTTGGAGGTTAAGACAGGCGTTAAAGCCGAGAGATGAGGTGCTATGGCGAGTAACCAAACAGCCATGTGAAAAAACAAAATTTTCATGAGAACAGAAAGCAAATGATGAAGGCGGGCAGCGGCCGGACGGGCTGCAGGCATGGACTTCCCATGCTGTGGCCCCGGAGAAATTTGGCCACAGGGATACCGGCGAGTAAGGAGCCTAACGAACTATGCGGAATAGATCAGGCTATAAGACCTGATTGAACGCACTTATGACTTGGCTCAAATCAATAGCTGGACCGTTGCCAGCACAGGCCTGCTCTTTGGCAGACCCCTCTCAGCCGAGAGGTAAAACGGTAGCGGATCATGCCGCACCGGAGAAGGGACTGAAATAATCAAACACGCTGTCGCTGTGTAGTTCAGCGCGGGTGTGCTTTTGACTATCAACTCCAATAGATCACGAGCGGAAGTGATGCTGCCTTTTACATGAGCGGAGACCAAACTATGATCGCCATGTGAATCAGACGCGCTCATGCTCACAAGCACACGAGCCAAATTCTCCGAGTGGTCTTCCACTCGAGGCGTGTAGTGCCCGGCAGAGTGCCGCAAGACGAGTTGGGTGCCTGTTTCAGACTCCTGAACTTGCACACCATGGCTCCCATCCAGATTCGCCATCATCACCATCACCGCAGGCATGATCGCCGTGCCTGTGATGGCATAGGCCATCAGCAAGAGGCTGGCAAGAATGCGGTGTGGCAGTTTCATGAATATAACTACTTAGTTATCTAACAACAATTAACGCAATGTGGCAATGAGATGTTGCAACATGATCAAAAGATAATGTTAGGCTGAATTTGATACTCACTCGCAAACTTACTGACAGGGAAGATGTTCCAGCCTTGAAGACCTTATCTCCCTCGTCACCTTACTCTCCATGACGCGCTTCATCGCTCTTTGTTCCGTCCTCATCGGAGGCTCCCTTTACCAGGCTCATTCGGCATTACCCGGCTGGCAGGCTGAAGTGGCTGTGATCCAGATTTCCAGCACTGCGGATCAGTCGCCCCAGCCAGCTTTGACCTGGTCTCCCACCACTCAAGAAGCACGCCCGCTTTTAGTCGGTCTGCATACCTGGAGCGGGGATTATCAGCAGGCTGCCAATGGACGTGTGTATGCGCAGTGGTGCATGGATCAAGGCTGGCACTTTGTGTATCCCAATTTTCGCGGACCCAATCAAACCCCCGCAGCTATGGGCAGTGACCTGGCCGTGCAGGATGTGGTAGATGCCGTAGCCCATCTGCAAAAAACTCAGCATGTGGATGCCAGCCGCATCTACCTCATCGGCGTCAGCGGCGGCGGCCACATGGCCATGCAGATGGCAGGCAGGCATCCCGAAATCTGGGCCGGTGTCTCCGCCTGGTGCGGCATCAGTGACATCACCGCTTGGCACACTGAGCATTCAAAAAATGGCGTGCCTGACAACTATGCGCGTCACATTGAGCTGGCGCTCGGCGGAGCACCTGTTGGAGCTTTGCTCACGCAGGCTGCCCAGCGCTCTCCCCTCACGCATCTCGCGAGAGCCAAAGACGTGCCGCTGGACCTGAATCACGGCATTCATGATGGCCGAACCGGCAGCGTTCCTTTTCGGCATAGTTTGTTAGCCTTCAATCGGGTGGTGGACTCCCCCCTGCCGGAGACGGAAATTCGTGCGTACTATGACACCCAGCAAAGGCCCACCACTTGGCCCGCACCCGAGGCCGACCCGCTGTATGGCAGCAAGGTCGTCCTGTTTCGCAAGACTTCCGCCAACGCACGTGTGACCCTTTTTGAAGGGGGGCATGAGATCCTCTACACGCCTTCGCTCAACTGGTTGGCGCAGCAGCAAAAGGGGAAACCTGCTGTCTGGAAAATTGCCACACCCATGCCCGTCAGCGGCGCGGCAGAGACAAAATCTGGCCTGTGACAATCCTTGAAGTACCCCGCATCCCGCGCCATCTCACAGAGACATGCTGAAAGCCTTTATCTTCGACCTCGACGGCACCCTCATTGACTCCCTGGCAGACATCGCGGCGTCTATCAATCGCATGCTCGAAGCTCGCGGCTACCCTCTTTGCAAAGATGCGGGCATCTTCAAACAAATGGTGGGAGATGGCATGGAGAAACTGGTCGAACGTGCTCTTCCAGAAACCGCCCGCAGTGAGGAAATGATCCGCCTCTGCACCGAGGAATATCGCGCCTTTTATGACATCCACTGGCAGGAACAGACACAGCCTTATCCGCATATCGTCGAGGTCCTCGCGGCCTTGAAGGCGAAAGGCCTCAAGCTCGGCGTCATCTCCAACAAAGCCCATCGCTTCACCGTTCCCATGACGGAGCACTTTTTTGGCAGCGACTGCTTTGAACTGATCCTGGGCCAGAGGGCTGAGGTGCCCCGCAAACCCGACCCCGCAGGGGCCCACGAGGCCGCTACTATCTTGGGACTGCGCCCGGAGGAGTGCGCCTACGTGGGAGACTCCGGCATTGACATGGCCTTTGCCAAAAGCTCCGGCATGGTCGGCATCGGCGTGGACTGGGGCTTTCGCTCCGTCGCGGAGCTGACCGAACATGGAGCCACCTACGTGATTTCAACACCGGGCGAATTGCTCGAAATCTACGACAAATCATGCTGATCCTTGAGTGCGGCGGGAGCTGCGCGTAGAATCTTGATTATGGTTTCCACCCGCATCCTGCGAATCGCTGCCCAGACCTCCGTCCTGGCAGCCTCTTTTTGGCTATCTTCTTGCAAGACTCCCACGGCCCCTCCACCGCCGGTGGTCGAGCCTGCCAAAAAGCCCACGGGCCTCTTCGAATGGCAGGGCGAAGGCAAAAGCATCTCCTCCATCAAGATCAATGTGGATGAGCAGAAAGCCTATCTCTACAACGGCGAAGACCAAATAGGCTGGACCTACGTGGCCACCGGCATCACCAGCTTCCCCACCCCCACGGGCGAATTCAAAATCATGGAGAAGGTCGCCGACAAAGTCTCCAATCTTTATGGCAAGGGCTACGATGCCAATGGCAAGCTGGTGAACTCTGACTTTAAACAAGGCCGCGATCTGCTGCCCCCTGGAGGCCGTTTTGAAGCCGCGAAAATGACCTACTTCATGCGCCTCACTGGCGATGGTGTGGGCATGCACATCGGCCCGATCCCGCGCCCTGGCCGCCGTGCTTCCCACGGTTGCATCCGCCTACCGTCCAAATTTGCTGGCACCATCTTCAAAAACGTCTCCGTCGGCACGCCCGTGACCATCGTCGGCAGCGGTCCAGACTATGCCACCTACATCAAGCAGTCTAACGCTAAGGCCAAAGCCAACGCCGCCAAACTAGCCGCAGCCAAAGCCAAGGCCAATGAGGCCGCCGTCAAAGCCGCCACCACCCTGGCCCCTGATGATCCCAATGGCCCTGGCCCCGATACCCCACCTGCCGCAGGCACACCCGCTCCCGGCAGCTCCGTCATCACGACCCTCCCTGCTCCCGCCGCAACCCCGACCCCGGTTCCAGCAACTCCCACCGAAGAGGTGAAACCTGCTGTTCCTGCCCCGCAACAGTAAGGGCCTGCTCCAGCATTTCAAAACGACGCAGTCTCGAAAGGGACTGCGTTTTTTGTTTATATCGGAGCTGTCACATCTTCTGCAAAAACGGGTATTGGTAGCTCATCTGATCTTCTCCCATGGCTACCGAACAAGAATTTAAAAACTGGCTTCAAGCGAGCACTGACAACGTGACCCATTATTTGAAGGGTAACATCGAGAATCAAAAAATCACCCCCGCCCAAATGCAGAATGTGCTGATGAAGACAGCTCAAGATCTGCAAATCACCCCCACAGCAGAACAAATCCGAGAGGCGTCCGAGAGAATGATGAAGGCCGCAGACGCCTCAAATGTGCACGTGGAAAAAGCGAATGAATGGAATGCCTATGGTCGGGCCAAAGGGCAGGAAGGCGAGCAACACAAGCAACAGGCTACGAGCCTGAGAGAGGCACTTCAGAACGAAAAGAACACGGCTGGCTGGCAGCGTAAATCGGAAGTGAGCGAGCTTGGAGCTCAACTCAACCACGCGAAGTATGAAAGGGCTCAAGCCATGGGACACAACTCTGCGGCCATGATTCAGGCGAACCACCACCAAGAACTGCGACAGACTGCCTTTGCCGAAGAAGTCATGAAGGGTCTGGTCACTCCGAATCAAGCCAGGTTCAGCCAAGATACTTTCGATGCGCTGATAGCAGCCCAAAATGACACCACTTACAAAGGGAAGGACTACACAGACAATCTGAAAAATTTGGCCAAAAACCTGGCTGACGAAGCTGTCGGTGGCAACTCGGTGGATACAGAACGTGCCGTTTTTGAAGCCGCTCTTATCGAGAAACTCGAGATCGCTCCCGCTAAACAAGCGATTGCGGAACTCGATGCCAAATTGGAAGTCAATAGCTCCGCAGCACTTGCTTGTCACGAAGCGCTCTCGGACCCCCATCTTAGTCCCTTGAAAGAAGCAGACCTTTTGCTGGATTTGGAAGGCTTACAGCAGGAAGCCAAGGACCTTAAAGAAGAAAAAGCCGATCACGAAGTGACCCTACGCGTTTCAGGCGCGCGGCTGGAAACACTCCAGCAGAAGATGGATCAGCCCCAGCTTCAAACGGCCCTCCGGGCTGATGCCGCCAATGCCGAGTTGCAGGCGGATCTGCTAGCTGCGGATCCCAGCGATCTCGATAGGGGGCAGCAGCAAAGACCCGCACGCTCTGGCATCGTTCTTGGCGCTGCCCGCCCGCAGCCTCAGTTAGGCGGCAGTTCTTCCTCGTCTGATCTGGCCTCTGAACCGGAGAAGAAGGAAGCCAAGCAGTCCACCCGAGAAAACGCGGGGCTTTCGAATTGGACGAGTGCCAAACCCAGCCCCAACGCCATTCAAAAAGGCCAAGGCCTCTGAGCCGCCCGCGCCTATTCCTCCCCAGCAAAGTACTCCACCTCATTCATCTGGAAGCACTTCTTCTGCGGCTTCATCAGCCACTTGCCCGATTCAGGATAGTGTATGATGTCTGCTTGCGGCTGATCCGCGATGACCATGAAGGTGAGGTCTTCCTCACCGTGATTGTGGATCTGGTGCGCCTCTCCAGGAGGAAACACCAGGTAATCTCCCGCCTGGATGACCTCTTTGCCCTTTGGGCTCCGCACAACGCCAAAGCCAGACAAAATGTAGTATGCCTCCCACTGAGCTGAGTGCTCATGAAAAGGGAAATTCACCTTACCCGGAGGCACCCGGTGGATTTCCACCTCAAACGGATGCCCACCGCCCCAGGTACCCGTATCCTTTGCCCCACCCGTCGCCTGAGAAAGGGAACGACGGCGCACGCCATACTTCCCCTGGGGTGAATTTTGCGAGGTCCAGGGAAGATCGTCAGATTGAATGCGAGTCATGGGGATGGATCCACTACATAATTCAAAATCGAGACGGGCTGTACAGCAATTTGACCTGTCTTTGAACTAGGCGCTGAAGGGGAAGGTAGCAGCTTTAAGGGCAACCAATCCGCGAACGCGGGAAGAGCACCACCAAAGGCTTTTAGAGGTCGCTGGCAGGCCCCATGGAGGAGTGTTACAGGCACTTTGGGTTCCAGGCGAAATTCATAATCTAGCGCAATCGCTCGGGGTCCAAGCCAGCGGACTGTGGGACAAATGGCCGCGCCCTCGCGATGAAAGGCCAAAAGAGTCGCAGGCTGCTGCTCGCCTTCCAAAACAAAAGCACTGGCTCCACCGAGCCCTAAGGCGCTGCCTTTAAAATCAGCCACCGAATGTTTTTGGCCTTTCGCATCCCACACTTCAATCACGGGGGACCGAAAGGTGGTAACGTAGCTGACACGCACGGTCTGTGCTTCCTGCCCTGCATGGTAGAATCGGTCTTGCCACACGGTTGCAATACCACCTTCTAGATTTTGATCTTTGCGATACACGCTAATTTTGGACAACGGGTCATAGAGCCCAATTGACGGGGGTATTACCAATTGACCCTTGGAATGAGCATGCAACAAACTTTGGCCTACAGTCATTCGAGCAGGGTGTCCATCGAACCAAATTTGATTCACGGATGTTGCCCCCAGTTCCCCGTACCGACCATGATCATATTGCATTTCCCAGGTCAGTCCTAGACCATCACTTTCCGGCTTAGGTTTAGGATCAGCCGAGGACCACACCATAGTCGAGGGTAATGGGCCTTTTTGATGCTCTGGATTCCACAAATCGGGTCGGCCAAAATTCAGGCCCTGCGATTCATTACCTGCTGGTACGTAATGGCCAACGTCGGCATGATCAGGAAATCCCGTGATGGCGTTGATCGTCCCTTCGGCGTAACGCTTCACCAAGGTCACCCCATGGATCAACCAACGTGTCTCACCCGGTGGAATCTCGGCCGAATAGATGACCTGAAGTTTTTTATCCACCATGTGCCAGTGCATACGGGGTGATTCCTTTTTGACCAAAGCCTGAATACGAGTGGCCACCAGTGTCTCTCCCACTTTGCCTGAATCTGTAGGGGCCAGCCAACGATCATTCGCTCCCAAAGAAAACTGACCATCTTGCGGAATCTTCAGAGGCGTCTCTGCCGCGGTCATGATACCCTGACTATCTCCAGGGTATTGGATCTCAAAACTGATGTCGACCTTCGCTGTCCTATCAGTCGTGTTGGTAAAGCCATCCACCGCATGCACGACGGTCCCAGTGGTCATGAATAGGGAGTGCAAACCTAGGTGCCGATTCACCCACACTCCTTCACCTTCTATTTCACCTTGGCGATCCAGCGAAAAGGGAGTGGCGACCTTTTCATTGCCTACCTTTTTCAGGTATGCAACGGCTCGACTCACAAAGGGCTTCCCATTGACCTTGAGGCTGCCAAATGAAGGCAATCTTTCGGCCACAGAGCAGGAGCCATCTGCATGAAAGGACCATTGATGACCGTCTGCATCGGGTAGAGGCTCCATCGGCCCCTCGGTCACGACACTTAGCTGCAAATTCTGCCTAGAACCTGTAGAAGTGCGGGCTGGCAGCTCAGGCGGCGGCGCAAGACTTAGAAGTTTGCTGACATCCCAGAGTGAAATCGCCGTGTTCTGATGCCCAATCGCTAAAACTTTCCCGTTTGCAGAAAAGTCTAAACAATTCACATCCATTCCGGGCAGTTCCTGTAGGGCTAACATTTGGGCACTATCAATGTCCCAAAGGCTCACAAACTTTTGAGACCTGCTAAGATCCACCAAATACACAGCTGCCATTTTTTCATCTGGGGTGACAGCGAATCCCAGTCCCCCCCGATCAAAGGTGGGACTAAAGAACGCTCCCCCTCGTCTTGGCCTGAGAGTCTGCGTGATAGCCCCCGTCTTCGCGTGGATAAACAAGATGGCTGAACCGCTCATGGAAACGTAGCACTCCCTTCCTGGTAGCCACAGACCAGAATAGTTTGCACCCTTGTGTTCAGCCAGTTTTGTCAACTCGTCCGATTTGAGGTCTAAATGAGAGACCTCCCCATTGGAATGATGGGCGCAAACATTCTCTGAATCCAAAAAAACGAGGTGATCATCGGCTGAAAATCTCTTGGCCCGCAAAGAGGACAAAGTCTTCACCGTTCCCAATCTCGAGAGGTCCCTGAGCAAGATCCCCTCGGTCGTCGCCGTGATGATGCGCTGGCCCGTCACATCAGCAAAAAGTCCCTGGTGAGAGTGTTGCTCCTCTGGGTTTAACACCCCTCCGAAAGCCAGGGTGCCCATCTTTTTCTCAGGTCTTCCCGGTGGTGGGATATCCGCGGAGGGCAAGGTCCACCGCAGGTAATCCCAACCATCTCCCGCAATGATATCTTGCCCACCATTGGCCAGAACAAAGGAGTCAAAATGACAGGTCTTTCGCGATCCTTGAAGTAAAGCCCGTGGTTTGCGTGTCTCCACATCCCACACAATGAGGCCATTATGATCACGCGAAACCAAAGTCTTGCCGTCTGGTATAAACTTCACCTGCAAAACAGGGCAATCATGCTGACTTTCAACGGATGGCCGGTAGCTCCAATCGCTCGTATCAAAGACGCCGATGCCGCTATGCTCCATCACAAGGATTTTTGTGCCATCGGGTGACCAAGCAGCTCCCTCTCCTCCCGGCAGTTCCTTGACCACCTTTTGGGCCGCAAGGTCAATCACCTTGGCTTCTTCCGAAGTAGAAACGAACAGCCAACGGCTATCGGGCGAAAAGATACTCGTCGTGAGAAAACTGCCATGATCGGCCCAAAGATCCCGCACACGACCATCCAAGCAAGACTCCCAACCTCCTTTGGTGGCCTGTAAAACCTCATAGTTTTCTCCGCCGAAGATCGCCAAATAACGCTCGTCTTTACTTACCACTAAACGGCGCATGTTGTCCAAAAGAACGCCTTTGAAGGGACCAGGGTCTAACCTTAGTGGATTCAACTTCACTTGAAACATCTGAGCATCTTCAGTCTGAGGCTTCAGAAGCATGACAAATTCATCGCCGATCGCTGCCAAGCACTCCGGCGAGGGAAAGCGGTTCTGGCTACCGGGCACCACCAATCGGCTCTCTTCAACACCCGTTTCCGCATCCAGCACACGAAGCGTGCAGAGGGTGCCTTGCTGCGTAGCAGCGAGAACTTTCTTGTCGTCCGTGCTGAAACAAGTGGCCACCAGCTCTTCCTCCTTCTTCAGCGCATGCTTCCAGATTCGGACGCCTTCTGGGAAGCGAAAACAACTCACCGCCAAATACTCGTCCGAATCTAGGTAAGGGCTCTTTTCGGTTGGTTTATATGCTTGCGCACAAAGCCGATTCCCTGCCGTAGAAAGTGCCCAGCCCCCGCCTGCGTTGAGGGCCCCTTTGCATTTCGCTGGCAAGGTAGGTGTCGGCGTGCTCCAGACCTGGATCACTACCTCTTCCTCAGGAATGTACATTTCACTGTTGGAGACAAAAAGACGACCACTCGGATGCCAGACCATTCGCGGCTCGCGCTCAGGCAGTAAGGAGCCGATCTCCGGCTCGCCCAGATGCCCTAGCAACGTAGGTGCTGTTCTCGGCAGAAATTCGAGCTTCCAATCCGCAGGCGGTACCTCCGGACTTTGAGCTAGCGAAGACAAGGGCCACAAGAGGGCAGTTAACAAAAAAGCGTGGTAAAAGGACTGCATGAATAGAAAGGGGTTTTTGATGCAAATTCGCCAGCGTTAGCGCGGAATCGCGATAAAACGTTCTTCCTGGCCACTGCGGATTTTTAACAATAACGTTGGCGCCTTTAAGGTCGCCAGTCGGCTCCTCGCCTGCGCGTGGTTTTGCGCGGGCTGTCCATTGATAAGGAGAATTTGGTCACCTGCTCTTAGTTGGGTGGTGCCATCTTTTGATTTTAGATCTTGGGTAACAATCAAACCAGCGACTTGAGGTGACAGTTTGAAGCGCATTTTCCAATCGCGTGACGCTTCGGCCACCCAAAGGCCTGGAGCCCATTCGACGACATCGGGCGTTTGTGCCTTCTCCGCCTGGAGTCTTTTTAACTCTGGCGGCTCTCCCATAATCGCTTGGAGTGAAATCTTCTGCCCCTGACGTAGAACCTCAAAAGTCGCTTTGTCTCCCGGTTGCAAGCTCGCCAGCCCCAAGCGAAATCTCATGCCGTTTTCCACCTTACGGCCATTGACTTCGACAATCAGATCCGCCTCCTTAAATCCCGCTAAGTCAGCAGCCTCACCTGTTTCCACGCTCTTGACCAGAACACCTTTGGCCTTTTTGGGAAGCTTTAGATCTTCAATCAACTTGGGTGTGACCTCCAAAGTATGCACCCCTAAAAATCCACGTACGACCCAGCCATAACGATGCAAATCACTGGCTACTTTTAGGACCAAATTCACGGGTACCGCAAAGCCTATGTTGTCGCCCCAGTAGCGTGCTGTGTTGATGCCAACGACCCTTCCTAGACCATCCAAGAGGGGCCCACCTGAGTTGCCAGGATTGATCGCCGCATCTGTCTGAATAAAATCCTCCATTCCACCTTCAATCAGACCCAAAGCACCACGACCCGTAGCACTGATGATGCCCAACGTAATGGTCTGTTCCAATCCAAAGGGACTACCTATCGCTAAAACCACATCACCTGGCCGCACACGCAGGCTGTCAGCTAAAGTCGCTGCTTTCAATGTGGGCTGCTGGATCTTAAGCAACGCAATATCAGTAGCTGGATCCATCCCAGCCACCAGTGCCTCGATATCCGTCTCCTGCCCGCGCAACCGAACACTGATTTTGTCTGCCTGATTCACCACGTGAGCATTGGTGATGATCCATCCTTCAGACGAAATAATCACGCCACTACCACTTCCTTTGAAGGCCTCATCTTCCGGCTCTGCCTCCATTCGTTTCTTCTGGGAAAGATCAAACGGATTGCCTTCACTCGATGAATTCTCAGGCTCAGCAATTTTCTGCTGAGTGACAAAAACGGTCACTACACTATCTCTCACTTTTTCAACAACATCCGCGTAGCTGAGAACAACTTGCCCGCCCCCAAGTAGTGGGGCGTGATCTCGTGAAATTTGCGCCTCTAAGCTTCCGGTTCGCTCCAAAGAATCGGCCGATACCACTCCTGAAACGAAAGAGAGAAAGTAAAAAAGATACCGGGTCAGCATAGTTTTTAACTAGTCGAAGAATGCATTCATATCAAGGCCATCGCCTTATGGAAGGAAAGGCAACACGGCACCTAACAGCGACATCTCGGGACTCCTCAGAGAAATTGGGTGGAATCCGCCCTTGAACTGTCGCCGTATCCCATACATTAGAATCATTCCAATTCTAATTCTAAACTATGGCGACTCCCTCCCCACGCTCTTCGTCGAAGCCTTCGGGCCTTGACTGCCGTCTGGCCGTGCTGGGCACCGATGCCCGGCTGACACCGCATCGGCGTGAAGTTTTCCAGGCCTTGGCGGAATCCAATGACCACCCGACGGCTTACGACCTATTTGCCAAAGTGAAGGAGCGTTCGCCCAGCATCTCGCTGGCCACGGTTTACAATTGCCTGGAGCACCTCACCAGCCACGGCCTCATCCGCCAGGTTCAGCTGGAGCGTGGCCAGTCCCGCTACTGTGCGAACCTGCATGAGCACGTGCACTTTCACTGCGAAAGCTGCGGCAAAGTCATTGATGCGCACCCAGCGGCCGATTTTGACCCCGCCAAATTCTGGAACCTACCTGCGGGCACGAAAGTCAGCCGCATGGACATCGCCATCCACGGCACCTGCGAAGCCTGCTCCTGCAAAGTCTAATCCCTTTTTCAACACTCCCTCATGTCCCTCGAAATCAAAGACCTCCACGCTCAGATCCCCGGCCGCGAAATCCTCAAAGGCCTGAACCTCACCATCAATCCTGGTGAAGTACACGCCATCATGGGCCCGAACGGCTCGGGCAAAAGCACCCTCAGCAAGGTTCTCTGCGGTCACGAAGACTACGAAGTCACCAGCGGTGAAGTGCTGCTGGATGGCGAAAACATTCTGGACATGGAAGTGGATGCCCGCAGCCGCGCCGGCCTGTTCCTGGCCTTCCAGTACCCGCATGAAATCCCCGGCGTGAGCAACGCCAACTTCCTCCGCGCTGCCCTCAAGGCCCGCCTGCCGAAGGGTGAGGACATTGACGCCATCAAGTTCTACAAGCAGCTCTACACTCGCATGGACCAGCTCGAGATGGACCGCAGCTTCACCAGCCGCAGCGTCAATGAAGGCTTCTCTGGGGGTGAGAAAAAGCGCAACGAGATCCTCCAGCTCATGATGCTGGAGCCCAAGTACGCCATCCTCGACGAGACCGATTCCGGCCTCGACATTGATGCCCTCAAGGTCGTCTCCCGTGGCGTCAACGCCATGCGCAGCGAGGACCGTGGTTTCCTCGTCATCACCCACTACCAGCGCCTGCTGAACTACATCCAGCCAGACATCGTCCACGTGATGATGGACGGCCAGATCGTCCACACCGGCGGCAAGGAACTGGCCCTGAAGCTGGAAGAAAAAGGCTACGACTGGGTCAAAGAAGAGCTGCTGGCAAATGCTTGAGCCGAAACGGTCTAACCGAGATTGATGAACGAAGAGATTACAGGGTCTTATGTGATTGATACCGCTTCTTTCAAAGCGGCCTTCAAATGGCATCTTCACCGACTGACTCGGTGGAAATGGCTTGCTCTGATTGTGCTCGTTTTCTGTATCTCCATGGGCACCGTTGCTTCGTCAGATCTTCAAGGTAACAAGGCCATCGGAATGGCGGTGGTCATGTTTGTGTTGGTAACCCTCGGCTGCATCATTTGGTATGCACTCATGATCGGGACGTTTCGCTTCATGCTGAAACAGCAGATCAAACGAATTCCAGCCTATGGAATGACTCTCCGTTATGTCATGACAGAAGACGGCCTTCGAAGCACCGCAGGTGGCGCCGAGTCTTTTCTTCCCTGGAATCTGGTGATCAAGAGCATAGCGACTCCAGACGGAGTCTTGGTTTACCCTCAACAGAACCTCTTCAATTGGCTCCCCAAAACAGCCTTCACTTCCGAAGCCGATTACGCCCGCTTCCTCCAGCTCATCACCTCCAAGACCCAGCACTCCAAGGTCGGCTTGAACTGAACCCTGATAACTGAACACCGAACACTTTCCTATTATGGTCACCGCCCCAGACAACGACATTTCCGACATCAAGGTCGATAGCGTGGGGGACTTCATGTTCCCTGAGCGCAACAAATACGACTCCGGCTTTGGCATCACCGAAAAGACGGTGGACTTCATTGCCGATGTCAAAAACGACCCGGACTGGATCCGTGAGTTCCGTCACAAGGCGCTCAAAATTTTCCAGAGCAAGCCCATGCCCACACACTGGGCCACGAAGGACCTGGAGAACATCAAGTTCGACGAGTTCCGCTACTACCTTTCCGATGGCCAGAAGCCGAAGCGTTCCTGGGACGACGTGCCTGAGGATGTGAAGCGTACCTTTGACCGCCTGGGCATCCCGGAGCAGGAGCGCAAGTTCCTCGCTGGCGTGGAGGCGCAGTATGACTCTGAAGCCGCTTACTCCAACATCAAAGCTGCCGTGGAAGAACAGGGCGTCATCTTCGTCAACAGCACCGAGGGCCTGCACAAGCACCCTGAGATCTTCAAGAAGTGGTTCGGAAAGGTCATTCCAACGGGTGACAACAAATTCAGCGCCCTGAACAGCGCCGTGTTCTCCGGCGGTTCCTTCATCTACGTGCCCCCAGGCGTGAAGGTGAAGCATCCCCTGCAGGCTTACTTCCGCATCAACTCGGAGCAGTTTGGCCAGTTCGAGCGCACGCTCATCATTGCCGATGAAGGCGCGGAGCTGATGTACATGGAAGGCTGTACCGCCCCCAAATTTGAAACCGCCACGCTGCACAGCGCTGTGGTGGAGCTCGTGGCCATGAAGGGCGCGAAGATCCAATACGTGACCGTGCAAAACTGGAGCAGCAACGTCTTCAACCTCGTCACCAAACGCGGCATCGCCCATGAAGATGCCGAAGTGCGCTGGATTGACTGCAACATCGGCAGCCGCCTGACCATGAAGTAC
It includes:
- a CDS encoding YcxB family protein, producing the protein MNEEITGSYVIDTASFKAAFKWHLHRLTRWKWLALIVLVFCISMGTVASSDLQGNKAIGMAVVMFVLVTLGCIIWYALMIGTFRFMLKQQIKRIPAYGMTLRYVMTEDGLRSTAGGAESFLPWNLVIKSIATPDGVLVYPQQNLFNWLPKTAFTSEADYARFLQLITSKTQHSKVGLN
- the sufB gene encoding Fe-S cluster assembly protein SufB — encoded protein: MVTAPDNDISDIKVDSVGDFMFPERNKYDSGFGITEKTVDFIADVKNDPDWIREFRHKALKIFQSKPMPTHWATKDLENIKFDEFRYYLSDGQKPKRSWDDVPEDVKRTFDRLGIPEQERKFLAGVEAQYDSEAAYSNIKAAVEEQGVIFVNSTEGLHKHPEIFKKWFGKVIPTGDNKFSALNSAVFSGGSFIYVPPGVKVKHPLQAYFRINSEQFGQFERTLIIADEGAELMYMEGCTAPKFETATLHSAVVELVAMKGAKIQYVTVQNWSSNVFNLVTKRGIAHEDAEVRWIDCNIGSRLTMKYPGVIMKGKRARGEVISIALANSGQHQDTGAKMVHAADDTTSNVISKSISIGEGRSTYRGLVHIPKHLKGCKNNTECDALLINSNSRTDTYPAISVRGDQHSTQHEASVSQVSADQIFYLMQRGLSEAEAMSLSVNGFINDLVKEFPMEYSVELKRLIDLEMEGSVG